A region of the Pseudomonas silesiensis genome:
TTCCTGGATGATCTGGTCGGCGATGCTTTGGTGGTCGGGAGATAGATGAAGAATGATCACGAACGCCATGCCGTTGTCCTGGGGCATGTTTTCAAAGAACAGTTTGATCGCTTGCAGCCCCCCGGCCGACGCGCCAATGCCCACCACCGGAAAATCCAGGGTGCTGGGGCTCAAGGCCTTTGGCCCGGAAACGGTGTCCGAGCGTTTGGAAGTGGTGGTCATGACTTCGGCCTTTGGCAGCGACGGAAAGCGTCTTGAGTTCAAGCGACGGGCGGGGCACTTCAATGAGTCAGGATAATCCCGTTTTTCAATAACGCCTTCAAATATTTAGCTTACTATTTGTACACCGCTGCTTGAAATTCCGAACACGCGGAGCCTATTTTGTACGGGTCGCCGTTCGCGGCTCGCACAACAACAAGGATTGCGTCATGACGACCGATGGCCAGCGTTCACTCGCCCAGCGATTGACGGGCATTGATGAGATTGAATGTGTCACGCCGGACTTGAATGGCGTGCCCCGTGGCAAGGTGATGACCGCCGAAGGTTTTCTCGAAGGGCGACGTTTGCAGATGGCGCGGGGCGTGCTGCTGCAATGCATCATGGGCGGATATCCGCCAGCGCGTTTCTACGGCAGCGATGACAGCGACCTGGCGTTGGTGCCCGATCCTGCGCAGATCCACCGTTTACCCTGGAGCAAGCAACCGCGCGCTTTTGCCATTTGTGATGCGGATGAGTTGACCGGCGAGAGCTCGAATCTGTCGACCCGCGGCCAGCTCAAGGCCGTCATCGCGCGTTACGCCGCCCTCGGCCTGGCCCCGGTGGTGGCGACCGAACTGGAGTTTTTTGTCTTCGCGCCCAACACCGACCCGACTCGACCCTTCCAGCCACCGGTAGGCCTGGACGGACGTCGCGAGGACGGTCATTCGGCCTTCAGTGTCAGTTCCAACAACGGCTTGCGGCCGTTCTTCAGTGAGGTTTACGAGTGCATGGCGGCCTTGGGCTTGCCGCGCGATACCTTCATGCACGAGATGGGCGTCAGCCAGTTCGAGATCAACCTGCTGCACGGCGATCCCTTGCTGCTGGCCGACCAGACGTTGCTGTTCAAGCATCTGCTCAAGGAAGTCGCGCTCAAGCATGGCTTGGCCGTGGTTTGCATGGCCAAGCCGCTGGCGCACACGCCGGGCAGTTCGATGCACATTCACCAGAGCGTCGTCGAGATCGGCACCGGGCGTAACGTGTTCAGCGACGAGGCGGGAGAGCCCACTGCGATCTTCCGTCATTTCATCGGCGGCCAGCAGGCGGGCATGGCGGATTTCACTGCGTTGTTCGCGCCTAACGTGAACTCCTATCAGCGTTTGTGTCATCCGTTTGCGTCACCGAACAATGCCTGCTGGTCCCACGACAACCGTGCGGCCGGCTTGCGCATTCCGGCCAGTTCGCCGGTCGCCCGTCGGGTTGAAAACCGTTTGCCGGGCGCTGATGCCAATCCGTATCTGGCGATTGCCGCGAGCCTGGCTGCCGGGTTATATGGTATCGAAAACCAACTGGAGCCGAGCGAGGCGATTCAGGGCGAATTCGAGGTGCCGGATAATCTTTCATTGCCGTGTACCTTGCATGCCGCTCTCGAGCGTCTGACACGTAGTCAATTGGCGAAGGAACTGTTTGGCGAGGAATTCATCGAAGGCTACGTCGCTTCGAAGACCCTGGAGTTGACCAGCTTCCTTGATGAAATTACTCCCTGGGAGCGGCGTGTTTTAGCGGCCCAGGCCTGACGATTCGTCGACACCGGGCTATCTTTTCGGATAGTCCGTTACTCACTGCAAGGAGCCGCTCGGAACGCCGATGCGCCAAATCTGGAAACCCTTTCGAGCGCTTTATTTTGCCTCGCTGATGATGTTGATCGGCTCGGGCTTGCTGAGTACTTACCTGGCCTTGCGCCTGGCTGCCGATCATGTCGACAGCCTGTGGGTCGGTGCGTTGATGGCGGCCAACTATTTCGGCCTGGTGCTGGGTGGCAAGATCGGCCATCGGCTGATTGCCCGGGTCGGGCATATTCGCGCCTATTCGGCCTGTGCCGGGATCGTCGGTGCGGCGGTGCTGGGCCACGGCCTGGTGGACTGGCTGCCCGCGTGGCTGTTTCTGCGGGTCATCGTCGGTCTCGGCATGATGTGCCAGTACATGGTCATCGAAAGCTGGCTCAATGAGCAGGCGGAAGCCAAGCAACGGGGCATCGTGTTCAGCGGGTACATGATCGCCTCCTACCTGGGGCTGGTCTTGGGTCAGCTGATTCTGGTCATGCACCCGGGGCTGGGTCTGGAATTGCTGATGCTGGTCGCCCTGTGCTTCGCACTGTGCCTGGTACCGGTGGCCCTGACCCAGCGGATTCACCCGGCGGCGATGCACCCGGCGCCGATGGAGCCGAGGTTCTTCATCAAGCGCGTGCCGCAATCGTTGAGCACGGTGCTGGGGGCGGGGTTGATCGTCGGTTCGTTCTACGGTCTGGCGCCGCTGTACGCCTCGCAGCAAGGCTTGTCCACGGAGCAAGTCGGTTTGTTCATGGGTAGCTGCATTTTCGCCGGCCTGCTGGTGCAATGGCCGTTGGGCTGGCTGTCCGATCGTTATGACCGGGCGCTGTTGATCCGTTGTTTTGCCTTCAGCCTGGCGCTGGCTGCATTGCCGCTGGCGATCATGAAGCAGGTGCCGCTGGAGGTGTTGTTCATCGCCGGTTTCCTCTGCTCGTTGGTGCAGTTCTGCCTGTACCCGTTGGCGGTGGCGTTCTCCAATGACCATGTCGAGGGTGACCGTCGGGTGTCCCTGACTGCGATGTTGCTGGTGACCTATGGCGTCGGCGCCAGTATCGGGCCGTTGGTGGCGGGGGTGCTGATGAAACTGTTCGGCAGCCAGATGCTTTACGCCTTCTTCAGTTTCTTCGCGTTGGTGCTGGTCTGGCGGATTCGTCCGAAAGCGGTCACCAATCTGCACCAGGTGGACGATGCACCGCTGCATCACGTCGCCATGCCGGACAGTATGTCGAGTTCACCGCTGGTGGCTTGCCTTGACCCACGGGTCGATGAGCAGGTGGTGCAGGAGCAGATGCAGAATCCGGTCGAACCCGAGCCGGACCCCGAGCCTGAGCCTGAGCGTGAACCGGTGACCGAAACCGATTCGTCCGCGGATGACGAAGACCTGGGCCGTGAGCAAAGCTTTACCGAGGCCAGGCCTTAACTTCGGGCACAAAAAAAACGGGCAGTCACCGCAAGGGGCTGCCCGTTTTTTATTGGAGCGTTGTATCAGAAGTCGTCTTTGTCGAAGCGCCGCGCTTCGCGCTGAAGCTGATAGACGAACCGCTCGACCTGACGCTGCACCAATCCGCTCATGTTGTGAAAGCGTACGCCGGCGAAGGTGGTGGAGATTCTTTCTTCGAAGTGCAGGTACCGCAGCTCGACCGGTGCGGTCATTTTGCCAAAGGGCAGGGCGGCGGCGAAGCGATCGTAGACCTGGCCCAGCTGCAAGCGGCTGCTGATGTCGCCTTCGAAGCGCAACTTGCAACCGGTGGCGGAAATGTCCAGCAATTTGCCGCTGATCGGCGCCTTGAGCTTTTCACCGTCCAGATCGACGTTGACCAGTTGTGCCAGCTTCAACGCTGCGCGAAAGGCATTGCGGCGCTGGTGATAGACCACTTGATCGGGCAGCGGGCCGCGGTAGCAGCGGGTATCGCCGGACTCGTCGATGGTCAGTGGGCCGTTGCTGTCCCAGGCAATGCGCACGCCGTCGTGGAAGCCTTCGACCTTGAAGGGTTCGCCGGCCAGCAGAAAGCGTTCGCCATCACGGGGAATCATTTCATCCAGGACGATCGTTTTACGCTCACGGTCGATGTCCACCAGATAGCTCTGGAAGCGCTGACTGCGCTCGTGGAACGTGATAATCAGCGGATCATGGCTGTCTTGCAGCTGGCGCAGGTTGCCGGAGATCTCCAGAGGCGTGGTAAGCACCTTGGGTGGCTGCGGAGCATCTTCCGCATTTAAGGCATTGGACACGGTTCATCAATCTCCGGACAAAATATGACTGCGGCTGGCCAGTATTTTGCCAGCATGTTTCGCGTCTTGATAGGGCGCGCTTATCGGCAGGCTCATGCCTGACTGAGGGGGCGTGGCTTTACCAGCGTGGAGAAGGATCCGCTGGCATTGTAAAGCGCTGGCGGCTCGCCGCCGGTGAGGATTTTCAGCTGGGTGGCCGTGGCGGCCTGCTGCATCACAATCGACTGGCCATTTTTCAGGTTGGCGCTCTGGCATTGAGCCAGGAGGTCGGTCAGCACATCGCTTTGTGTCAGCAACTGTTCACCGACGCTCGATTGGCTGGCCAGTTGCTCAAGACCCTGGCGATTGATGGGCAAATTGAAACTGGCGAGGATTTCACTGCGCTTGCGGCCATGCTGCTCGAGTAGAACGATCAATGCCTGTTTCTGCGCCAGAATGTCTTCGAGCAGCGGCATGTCGCGACCGTGCAAGGCGATGGATTCGGTTTGCAGTAACTGCAGCAAGTGTTGCGCAGGCGCAAAGTCGTCGGTAATCAATTGCAGCAGATTCGTGTCGTGCATGGCTGGCCTTGGGTTTTAAGCGTCCAAAAGCCTGGCGCGGGCCGTGGCCTAGCGCTGGGCTTCGAAGTTGAGCAGTTTGCTGGCGACACGGTTGCTGTCGACTTTGTAGCTGCCATCGGCAATCGCTGCTTTCAACTCGGCCACTCGGGCTTTGTCGACGGCGGGCTGATCGCGCAGCGTGTCAGTGACCTTCTGCAACTGTTGAGCCTCATTGCTGATGTGTACCGATTCCCCGCTTTTGACGGTGCTGGCCTGTTCGGCCGGGGTATTGAGCGGCGCGGATTTGCCGGCGTCGGCGGTTTCCCTGGCGGCGGCAGTACGGGTACTGCCCATCGGTGGCGAGGAGCTGTTCAATCGGTTGAAATCGATGACCATGATAAAAAACCTCTGGGTATTTGGACGCTTGCCATGTTTTCGGCCATACCCGGGAAAACTTTAGGCCCATTTCTCAATGAGCTGCGCGCGTCAGCGCTTGCCCTGCATGCAGCACAGTTTAGGGAACAGTCGGGTGGCGCGCCACTTCCTCACACATACACTGCCCTACATGGCCACTTCCACCTGACCCGGTGCGATGACTTGCGCCTTGATGACCCGCTGGGAGTTGAGGTTTTTCACTCGAATCTGGTCACGCAGGCCGCCGTTGGACAGTGCTTCACCGGGCATGCGCACGCTGAGTGTACCGCTGCGGGCGGTAATCACCACCTGATCGCCTTTGCTGATGACTTCAGCCTGTTCCAGATGCACCAGGGTAATGACCTGGTCGGCGACCATTGGTCGGGTCAGTTTCTGTCCGATCGCCTGGTCGACCGAGGTCAGGTAACCCTGGTTGATCAGACTGATGTCCCGCTCGCGCAAGCTCACGTCCTCGGGCTCGACAATACCCATGCGGCGCAGAGGGCGGGTGGTGGTCACAATGTCGCGAAACAGGCGTACTTGAGCGGGTACGAACACTGTCCAGGGCGAGGTGCCCTCGCAGCGAACCTTGACCGTGACCCGGCCCAGTGGCCTGGCCGGGCTCTCGAGGGAGGCTGTCAATTCCTTGTCGCACATTGGCATGCGCAATCGCGGGTCGAGCGGGTTGACCTGGATCTCGTAACGGCCTTCCGTTTGACTGCTCGCCAGATAGTCTTCCACGGAGAATTCAAGAAAGCCTTGAGTGACGCCGATAAGCATGTCAGGCAAGGTGAGCGTGTCAGCAATGGCCGGGCTGCCGGCGTTGAACAGGCACACGGCCGCCAGCACGCCGCACCCTTGTCGGCAGTTGGAGGTCAGGCGTCGGAAAAATGTCGGGTCTGGGTTCATACGGGTTAAAAAGCAAGCGCCGTGCCGTTTAGTGATGAATGTGCGTCGCAACACACTTAGCGTTGGAGTAGGAGTCTGGGCATGGCTGGTGTAATGGATTCGGTAAACCAGCGCACGCAACTGGTGGGGCAGAATCGCCTTGAGCTGTTGTTGTTCCGTCTCGACGGCCAGCAACTGTATGGGATCAACGTATTCAAGGTTCGTGAGGTGCTGCAATGCCCCAAGCTGACCCTGATGCCCAAGTCCAATCCTGTCGTGTGCGGTGTGGCGAGTATTCGTGGGGCGACTATTCCGATTCTCGATCTGGCGATGGCGACCGGATCCGGTCGGTTGCGTGATCAAAGCAATCCCTTCGTGATCATCACGGAGTACAACACCAAGACCCAGGGTTTTCTGGTGCGCTCGGTGGAGCGCATCGTCAACATGAATTGGGAGGAGATTCACCCGCCGCCCAAGGGCACGGGCCGCGATCATTACCTGACGGCGGTGACCCGAGTCGACAATCAGCTGGTCGAAATCATCGATGTGGAGAAGGTGCTGGCGGAAGTGGCGCCGACCCCGGAGGCCATTTCCGTCGGCGTGGTGGATGGCGACACCCGGCACAAAGCGCTGTCCTTGCGCGTGCTGACGGTCGACGACTCGTCGGTGGCGCGCAAGCAGGTCTCGCGTTGCCTGCAAACGGTCGGCGTCGAAGTGGTGGCGCTGAACGACGGCCGGCAAGCGCTCGATTACCTGCGCAAGTTGGTCGAGGAGGGCAAGAAGCCGGAAGAAGAGTTCCTGATGATGATTTCCGATATCGAGATGCCGGAAATGGACGGGTACACCCTGACGGCCGAGATCCGCAACGACCCGCGCATGCAAAAGCTGCATATCATCCTGCATACTTCGTTGTCGGGTGTATTCAATCAGGCGATGGTCAAGAAAGTCGGTGCCGATGACTTCCTGGCCAAATTCCGTCCTGATGACCTGGCATCCCGGGTAGTCGACCGGATCAAAGCAGCAGACATCAGCTAGGGGCCTTCTGCCCCTGGCGGTCAACACGATTTAAGAGGCGGTATCTTTGTCTACGGGTAATTTGGATTTCGAACAGTTCCGGGTCTTCCTGGAAAAAGCCTGTGGCATTTTGCTCGGTGAAAACAAGCAGTACCTGGTCGCGAGCCGTCTCAACAAACTGATGGAGCAGCAAGGCATCAAGTCCCTGGGTGAGCTGGTCCAGCGCATCCAGACCCAGCCACGCAGTGGCCTGCGCGAGATGGTGGTGGATGCCATGACCACCAACGAAACCCTGTGGTTTCGTGACACCTATCCGTTTGAAGTCTTGAAGAACAAGGTGCTGCCCGAAGCGATCAAGGCCGCCCCTGGTCAGCGCCTGCGGATCTGGTCGGCGGCTTGCTCGTCGGGTCAGGAACCGTATTCGTTGTCGATGTCGATCGATGAGTTCGAGCGGGTCAACCTGGGCCAGTTGAAAATGGGGGTGCAGATCGTTGCCACCGACCTGTCCGGCACCATGCTGACCAACTGCAAGAGCGGCGAGTACGACAGCCTGGCCATCGGCCGCGGTTTGTCACCCGAGCGCCTGCAGCGATATTTCGACCCCAAGGGACCGGGGCGCTGGGCCATCAAGGCACCGATCAAGAGCCGGGTGGAGTTTCGCTCGTTCAACCTGCTGGACAGCTACGCGAGCCTCGGCAAGTTCGACATCGTGTTCTGCCGCAATGTGCTGATCTACTTCTCCGCCGAGGTGAAGAAAGACATCCTGTTGCGTATTCACGGCACGTTGAAGCGCGGCGGTTATCTGTTCCTCGGCGCGTCCGAAGCGCTGAACGGTTTGCCGGATCATTACCAGATGGTTCAGTGCAGTCCGGGGATTATTTACCAGGCGAAGTGATTCGTAGGCGGTGCCAAAAAACGGGAGTCCTCAGGGCTCCCTTTTTTATGCCTGATGATTTCCCACATACCCCTGTAGGAGCGAGCTTGCTCGCGATGGTGTGTCAGGTACACCGGTGTCGACTGATGCACCATCGCGAGCAAGCTCGCTCCTACAGGGTATGCGGCGTGCTTGCGAACGTGTGAAGCGGCAGAAAAGCGGCAGACAGCGGAAACCGGTTGCCGCTTTTCTGGCATTGCCAGCTTCCCCCTGCCCGCAAAGCCCCGGTTTACGGGCTTTTTTGAATTGGCACGACGCTTGCTTTTGTAAAAGTCAAGTTACGAAAATCAGGTCACCCGAAGGTATCCGACATGAGCATCAGCTTCGATAAAGCGCTCGGTATCCACGAACAGGCCCTGGGCTTTCGCGCCAAGCGCGCCGAAGTCCTGGCCAACAACATTGCCAACGCCGACACCCCGAACTACAAGGCTCGGGACCTGGACTTTTCGGCAGTGCTCGCCGCGCAGAACGAGAAGACCAAGGGCGGCTCTTTCGCTTTGAACATGACCAACAACCGTCATATCGAAGCCGAAGGCCTGGGTAACGGAGATGAGTCGCTGCTGTATCGCACGCCGATGCAAGCGTCGATCGACCAGAACACCGTGGACGCTCAGCTCGAGCAATCGGCCTACGCGGAAAACTCGGTCAACTTCCAGGCCAGCTTCACCCTGCTCAACAGCAAATTCAAAGGGTTGATCTCAGCCCTTCGTGGAGAATGATTCATGTCCCTCGCCAGCGTTTTCAACATTGCCGGTAGCGGTATGAGTGCCCAGACCACTCGCCTGAACACCGTCGCCAGTAACATCGCCAACGCCGAGACCGTCTCTTCGAGCATTGACCAGACCTACCGCGCGCGTCACCCGGTATTCGCCACCATGTACCAGGGTGCCCAGAGTGGCGGCGGCGATTCGCTGTTCCAGAACCAGGACGCCGCCGGCCAGGGCGTGCAAGTGCTGGGCGTCGTCGAAGACCAGAGCAATCTGGACGCACGGTACGAGCCGAACCATCCGGCAGCCGACGCCAAGGGCTACGTCTATTACCCCAACGTCAATGTGGTGGAAGAAATGGCCGACATGATCTCCGCGAGCCGTTCGTTCCAGACCAACGCCGAAATGATGAACACGGCCAAGACCATGATGCAGAAGGTCCTGACCCTGGGTCAGTGATAGGGGACGACTCAGATGAGTGTGATTGATACCACCAGTGGCTTGAACCTCAACGACATCCTGGCCAACTCCTCGATCAAGACCAATACCGCTACCGGCGGCCTGGCGTCGGCAACGGACAGCGCCACCGGCAAAAAAGCCCTGGGCAAGGATGCATTCCTGCAGTTGCTGGTCACCCAGCTGAAAAACCAGAACCCGCTGGAGCCGCAGGACAACGGCGAGTTCGTCGCGCAATTGGCGCAGTTCAGCAGTCTGGAAGGGATCACCTCGCTTAACGACACGGTGACGGGCCTCGCCAGCAACTACAACTCCTCCCAGGCATTGCAGGCGTCGTCGCTGGTGGGGCGTTCGGTCATTGCGCCGGGCGACAAAGCCGTGGTCGACACTTCAAAGAGCATGACCGGCACGGTGGTGATCCCGGATTCGGTGGCCGGTGCCACCTTGAAAATCAGCGACAAGGACGGCAAGACCGTTCGCACCATCGACCTGGGCAGTCAGTCGGCCGGCAATGCCAGCTTCATCTGGGACGGCAAGGACGATGCAGGCAAAACGGTTGAGTCAGGTACTTATAGCTTCGCCGCTGCGACCACCATCGATGATCAGGCCGTGGCACTGATCACCCATCTGCCGGCGACCGTCAACAGCGTGACCATCAGCCAGACCGGCGGTGAGTTGATGCTCAACCTGGCCGGGCTGGGCAGTGTCGCCCTGTCCAAAGTACAAACCATTGGTATGTAGAGCCGACTAACACGGCACAAAGGAGTGGATTATGTCTTTCAATATCGGCCTTAGCGGTCTCTATGCAGCCAACAAACAACTGGACGTGACCGGCAACAACATCGCCAACGTCGCGACCACCGGTTTCAAATCGTCCCGTGCCGAATTCCAGGACGTTTACTCGGCGAGCAAGCTGGGTACCGGCAGCAAGGCCGTTGGAAGCGGAGTGCGCCTGGCCAACGTCGCCCAGCAGTTCACCCAGGGCGACATCAACAACACCGGCAACGTGCTGGACATGGGCATCAACGGTTCAGGCTTCTTCGTACTGAATAACAGCGGTTCGCTGTCCTACACCCGTGCCGGTACGTTCAAGGTCGACAAGGAAGGATACGTGACCAACACTGACGGCTCTGCGCGTCTGCAGGGCTACGGTGTGGACGCCAATGGCAAGATTCAGAACGGTGTGTTGACCGACCTGCGCATCGATACTTCGAACCTGGCGCCCAAGTCCACCAGCACGATTTCGTCGACGATCAACCTGAACTCCACGTCTGATGTGATCGATCAATCGATTGCCGCCAACCGGTTCGATCCGTCCAAGCAGGCCACCTTCACCAAGCAATTCAGTACCCCGGTATTCGACAGCCAGGGTAACCAGCACGTCATGGATCAATACATGGTCAAGACGGGCCCCAATACCTGGGACACCTATACCCTGATCGATGGCCGCAACCCGGATGGCAGCGACCCTGCTGTGGTTGCTACCCCTGCTACCCCTGATATTCCTGCCATCCCGGCTGACCCTTCTATCCCAGGGGACACTGGCACCCCAGCCATCCCTGGTACCCCTGCGATCCTTGCCAACCCTGCGATCCCTTCGACCATGACGTTCGATTCGAGCGGCAAGCTGGTTTCGGTCAGCACGCCGGTGACGCCGCCGACCACGCCACCCACCGCGACAATCGGCAACGATCTGAAGATCACCGGCTGGACTCCCGGCAAGGTGACCAATGGCGTGTGGGCAGCCAACGGAGCCGCCGCCAACCCGGAGGGCTTGACCATCGCCATGGGCAGCACGACGCAGTTCAACGCCGATACCGCACGTTCGATTCCTGCGCAGGACGGTTACGCCACCGGCCAGATCACCAGCCTGAGCATCGACGGTAGCGGGGTGCTGCTGGCCAACTTCAGCAACTACCAGACCAAGGCTATCGGTCAGATCTCGCTCGCCAGCTTTACCAACGAACAAGGTTTGCAGCCTATTGGCGGCTCCAGCTGGAAAGAATCCTATGCGTCGGGCATTCCCGGCTTCGATGCGCCGCAAAGCGGTACCTTGGGGATGATCGAATCCAACTCCCTGGAAGAGTCCAACGTCAACCTGACCAACGAACTGGTCGACTTAATCAAGGGGCAGAGCAACTACCAGGCGAACGCCAAGACCATCTCCACCCAGAGCACCATTATGCAGACCATTATTCAGATGGCGTGATGGTGGAGGGTTGGTAGTGCGACACAAAGAGCCCCTCGCGAGTGGGGCTTTTGTTTGTGTGTAGGAGCAAGCTCGCTCCTACAGGCAAAAGAAAACCCCCGACAATCCAGAGGACTGATCGGGGGTTTTCCAGGTAAAGCGCCTTTCGGCGGATTACCGGCTCAGCTTATTGGCAAGCTTCGCAATCCGGCTCGTCGATGGCGCAAGCCTTCGGCACTGGAGCAGGGCCGGCAGGTGCTGCCAGGACCGAGTCGTCACCGTGGTTGCCGCCGCTGGAAACCGCGTTCAGCTTGCCGGTGTTGATGGTCGACTTCTCGGTGCTGGTCGCGGCCAGGGCACGGAGGTAGTAGGTGGTTTTCAGACCACGGTACCAGGCCATGCGGTAGGTCACGTCCAGCTTCTTGCCCGAGGCGCCAGCGATGTACAGGTTCAGCGATTGAGCCTGGTCGATCCACTTCTGACGACGGCTGGCCGCGTCAACGATCCACTTGGTGTCCACTTCGAACGCCGTCGCGTAGAGCGCTTTGAGTTCTTGCGGGATGCGCTCGATCTGTTGCACCGAACCGTCGTAGTACTTCAGGTCGTTGATCATGACCGAGTCCCACAGACCGCGAGCCTTGAGGTCGCGAACCAGGTACGGGTTGATCACGGTGAATTCGCCCGACAGGTTCGATTTCACATAGAGGTTCTGGTAGGTCGGTTCGATCGACTGCGAGACGCCAGTGATGTTGGCGATGGTCGCGGTCGGTGCGATGGCCATGATGTTGGAGTTACGAATGCCTTTCTGCACGCGGGCACGAACCGGCGCCCAGTCCAGGGATTCGTTCAGGTCAACGTCGATGTACTTCTGGCCACGTTGCTCGATCAGGATCTGTTGCGAGTCCAGCGGCAGGATGCCTTTGGACCACAGCGAACCCTGGAACGTCTCGTAGGCGCCGCGCTCGTCGGCCAGGTCGCAGGATGCCTGGATCGCGTAGTAGCTGACCGCTTCCATCGACTTGTCGGCGAATTCGACCGCGGCATCGGAACCGTAAGGGATGTGCTGCAGGTACAGCGCATCCTGGAAGCCCATGATGCCCAGGCCGACCGGACGGTGCTTGAAGTTGGAGTTCTTCGCTTGCGGCACCGAGTAGTAGTTGATGTCGATCACGTTATCGAGCATGCGAACGGCGGTGTTCACGGTGCGTTCCAGCTTGGCGGTATCGAGCTTGCCGTTGGTGATGTGGTTCGGCAGGTTGATCGAGCCCAGGTTGCAAACGGCGATTTCGTCCTTGTTGGTGTTCAAGGTGATCTCGGTGCACAGGTTCGAGCTGTGGACCACGCCGACGTGCTGCTGCGGGCTGCGCAGGTTGCACGGGTCTTTGAAGGTCAGCCATGGATGGCCGGTTTCAAACAGCATGGACAGCATTTTGCGCCACAGGTCTTTGGCCTGGATGGTCTTGAACAGCTTGATCTTGCCCGGGTACTGGGACAGGGCTTCGTAGTACTCGTAGCGCTCTTCGAAGGCCTTGCCGGTCAGGTCGTGCAGGTCCGGCACTTCGGACGGCGAGAACAGGGTCCACTGACCGTCGTCGAAGACGCGCTTCATGAACAGGTCAGGGATCCAGTTGGCGGTGTTCATGTCGTGGGTACGACGACGATCATCACCGGTGTTCTTGCGCAGTTCGATGAACTCTTCGATGTCCATGTGCCAGGTTTCCAGGTAGGCACAGACAGCGCCTTTGCGCTTGCCACCCTGGTTGACGGCCACTGCGGTGTCGTTCACCACTTTCAGGAACGGAACAACGCCCTGGGACTTGCCGTTGGTGCCCTTGATGTACGAACCCAGCGCGCGCACCGGGGTCCAGTCGTTGCCCAGGCCGCCGGCGAATTTGGACAACATGGCGTTGTCGTGGATCGCGTGGTAGATGCCCGACAGGTCATCCGGCACGGTGGTCAGGTAGCAGCTCGACAGCTGTGGACGCAGGGTGCCGGCGTTGAACAGGGTCGGGGTCGAGGACATGTAGTCGAAGGACGACAACAGGTTGTAGAACTCGATCGCACGGTCTTCCTTGTTCTTCTCTTCGATCGCCAGGCCCATGGCCACGCGCATGAAGAAAATCTGCGGCAGTTCGAAACGGATACCGTCCTTGTGGATGAAGTAACGGTCGTACAGGGTTTGCAGGCCCAGGTAAGTGAACTGCTGATCGCGCTCGTGGTTGATCGCCTTGCCGAGTTTTTCCAGGTCGAAGGTGGCCAGGACCGGGTTCAGCAATTCGAATTCGATACCCTTGGCGATGTACGCAGGCAAGGCCTTGGCGTACAGGTCGACCATTTCGTGGTGGGTCGCGCTTTCGGCCACTTCCAGGAAGTTCAGGCCTTCGGCACGCAGGGTGTCCATCAGCAGGCGGGCGGTCACGAACGAGTAGTTCGGCTCACGCTCGACCAGCGTACGGGCAGTCATCACCAGGGCGGTGTTGACGTCGGTCAGGGCCACGCCGTCGTACAGGTTCTTCAGGGTTTCGCGCTGGATCAGGTCGCCGTCGACTTCTTCCAGGCCTTCGCACGCTTCGGTGACGATGGTGTTCAGGCGACCCATGTCCAGCGG
Encoded here:
- the flgE gene encoding flagellar hook protein FlgE — translated: MSFNIGLSGLYAANKQLDVTGNNIANVATTGFKSSRAEFQDVYSASKLGTGSKAVGSGVRLANVAQQFTQGDINNTGNVLDMGINGSGFFVLNNSGSLSYTRAGTFKVDKEGYVTNTDGSARLQGYGVDANGKIQNGVLTDLRIDTSNLAPKSTSTISSTINLNSTSDVIDQSIAANRFDPSKQATFTKQFSTPVFDSQGNQHVMDQYMVKTGPNTWDTYTLIDGRNPDGSDPAVVATPATPDIPAIPADPSIPGDTGTPAIPGTPAILANPAIPSTMTFDSSGKLVSVSTPVTPPTTPPTATIGNDLKITGWTPGKVTNGVWAANGAAANPEGLTIAMGSTTQFNADTARSIPAQDGYATGQITSLSIDGSGVLLANFSNYQTKAIGQISLASFTNEQGLQPIGGSSWKESYASGIPGFDAPQSGTLGMIESNSLEESNVNLTNELVDLIKGQSNYQANAKTISTQSTIMQTIIQMA
- the flgC gene encoding flagellar basal body rod protein FlgC, producing MSLASVFNIAGSGMSAQTTRLNTVASNIANAETVSSSIDQTYRARHPVFATMYQGAQSGGGDSLFQNQDAAGQGVQVLGVVEDQSNLDARYEPNHPAADAKGYVYYPNVNVVEEMADMISASRSFQTNAEMMNTAKTMMQKVLTLGQ
- the flgD gene encoding flagellar hook assembly protein FlgD; the protein is MSVIDTTSGLNLNDILANSSIKTNTATGGLASATDSATGKKALGKDAFLQLLVTQLKNQNPLEPQDNGEFVAQLAQFSSLEGITSLNDTVTGLASNYNSSQALQASSLVGRSVIAPGDKAVVDTSKSMTGTVVIPDSVAGATLKISDKDGKTVRTIDLGSQSAGNASFIWDGKDDAGKTVESGTYSFAAATTIDDQAVALITHLPATVNSVTISQTGGELMLNLAGLGSVALSKVQTIGM
- the cheR gene encoding protein-glutamate O-methyltransferase CheR, giving the protein MSTGNLDFEQFRVFLEKACGILLGENKQYLVASRLNKLMEQQGIKSLGELVQRIQTQPRSGLREMVVDAMTTNETLWFRDTYPFEVLKNKVLPEAIKAAPGQRLRIWSAACSSGQEPYSLSMSIDEFERVNLGQLKMGVQIVATDLSGTMLTNCKSGEYDSLAIGRGLSPERLQRYFDPKGPGRWAIKAPIKSRVEFRSFNLLDSYASLGKFDIVFCRNVLIYFSAEVKKDILLRIHGTLKRGGYLFLGASEALNGLPDHYQMVQCSPGIIYQAK
- the flgB gene encoding flagellar basal body rod protein FlgB, whose amino-acid sequence is MSISFDKALGIHEQALGFRAKRAEVLANNIANADTPNYKARDLDFSAVLAAQNEKTKGGSFALNMTNNRHIEAEGLGNGDESLLYRTPMQASIDQNTVDAQLEQSAYAENSVNFQASFTLLNSKFKGLISALRGE